A single genomic interval of Juglans regia cultivar Chandler chromosome 1, Walnut 2.0, whole genome shotgun sequence harbors:
- the LOC108982992 gene encoding CSC1-like protein At3g21620 isoform X1, giving the protein MATLKDIEVAAAINILTAFAFFVAFAILRLQPINDRVYFPKWYLKGLRSSPLNSGAFVGRFVNLDFRSYIRFLNWMPAALQMPEPELIDHAGLDSAVYLRIYLVGLKIFVPITFLAFAIMVPVNWTNVTLEHSNLTYSDIDKLSISNIPIGSHRFWTHLVMAYVFTFWTCYVLKKEYEIVASMRLHFLASEHRRPDQFTVIVRNVPPDPDESVDELVEHFFLVNHPEHYLTYQVVYNANRLSNLVKEKKKLQNWLDFYQLKYSRNQSMRPSSKTGFLGLCGERVDAIDFYTSKIENLSEEIASEREKIISSPKSIMPAAFVSFKTRWGAAVCAQTQQSRNPTIWLTEWAPEPRDVYWDNLANPYVSLTIRKLIVAVAFFFLTFFFMIPIAFVQSLANIEGIEKAVPFLKPIIETKVIKSFIQGFLPGIALKIFLIFLPAILMLMSKFEGFISISALERISATRYYIFQFINVFLGSIITGTAFQQLDNFIHQSANDIPKTIGVSIPMKATFFITYIMVDGWAGVAGEILRLKPLIIYHLKNFLLVKTEKDREEAMDPGTLGFNTGEPQIQLYFLLGLVYAVVTPILLPFIIVFFGLAYVVYRHQIINVYNQEYESAAAFWPDVHGRIIVALVVSQLLLMGLLSTKEAAQSTPLLLALPVLTIWFHIFCKGRYEPAFVRYPLQEAMMKDTLERAREPNLNMKGFLQNAYMHPVFKEGDDSESDVASGDGNQEPELVPTKRQSRRNTPLPSKHSGSVSSLPEVQEHAQLL; this is encoded by the exons ATGGCTACACTTAAGGATATAGAAGTTGCAGCGGCTATCAATATCCTCACTGCATTTGCTTTCTTTGTGGCATTTGCCATACTTCGGCTTCAACCCATCAATGATAGGGTCTACTTTCCAAAATGGTATCTGAAGGGTTTAAGAAGCAGTCCACTCAACAGTGGTGCATTTGTAGGCAGGTTCGTTAATTTGGACTTCAGGTCATACATCAGGTTTTTGAACTGGATGCCTGCTGCATTGCAAATGCCAGAACCTGAGCTAATTGATCATGCAGGGTTGGATTCTGCTGTTTACTTGAGGATCTACTTAGTAGG GCTAAAAATTTTTGTTCCTATTACATTCCTGGCTTTTGCAATCATGGTACCTGTCAATTGGACTAATGTCACCTTGGAGCACTCAAATTTAACTTATAGTGACATAGATAAGCTTTCTATTTCAAATATTCCAATTGGATCTCATAG ATTTTGGACCCATTTGGTAATGGCATATGTTTTTACCTTCTGGACATGCTATGTTTTAAAAAAGGAGTATGAGATAGTTGCATCAATGAGATTACATTTTCTTGCATCAGAACACCGGCGACCTGATCAGTTTACA GTAATAGTAAGAAATGTGCCACCAGATCCTGATGAGTCAGTTGATGAGCTTGTGGAACACTTTTTTCTGGTCAACCACCCTGAACACTATCTCACCTATCAG GTAGTTTACAATGCAAACAGACTTTCTAATCTTGttaaggagaagaaaaaattgcAGAACTGGCTTGACTTCTATCAACTTAAATATTCAAGAAATCAATCTATGAGGCCATCTTCAAAG ACTGGCTTTCTAGGTCTTTGTGGTGAAAGGGTGGATGCAATTGATTTTTATACATCTAAGATTGAAAATCTCTCAGAAGAG ATAGCCTCAGAGAGGGAGAAGATTATCAGCAGTCCTAAATCAATCATGCCAGCAGcatttgtttctttcaaaactCGTTGGGGTGCTGCTGTTTGTGCACAAACTCAACAATCGAGGAATCCGACTATATGGTTAACTGAGTGGGCTCCAGAGCCACGTGATGTATATTGGGATAACTTGGCGAATCCTTATGTTTCACTCACAATTAGGAAGCTTATTGTTGCGGTTGCTTTCTTCTTCCTTACCTTCTTTTTCATGATCCCTATTGCATTTGTACAGTCACTTGCAAACATTGAGGGTATTGAGAAAGCAGTCCCTTTCCTAAAGCCCATAATTGAAAC AAAAGTCATAAAGTCATTTATCCAAGGTTTCCTTCCAGGAATTGCTTTGaagatttttctcatttttctacCGGCAATATTGATGCTAATgtcaaaatttgaaggattTATTAGCATTTCTGCTCTAGAGAGGATCTCTGCAACTAGATACTATATTTTCCAATTTATTAATGTCTTTCTTGGGAGCATAATTACTGGAACTGCATTCCAACAACTAGATAATTTCATCCACCAGTCAGCGAATGA TATCCCAAAGACAATTGGTGTTTCCATTCCGATGAAGGCAACCTTCTTCATAACTTATATAATGGTTGATGGGTGGGCTGGTGTTGCTGGAGAAATTCTAAGGTTAAAGCCATTGATAATTTATCACTTGAAAAATTTTTTACTGGTCAAGACTGAAAAGGATAGGGAAGAGGCAATGGATCCTGGTACCCTTGGTTTCAATACAGGAGAACCTCAAATACAACTTTATTTCTTGCTTGGCCTTGTTTATGCCGTGGTGACTCCCATTTTGCTCCCTTTCATCATAGTATTCTTTGGCCTGGCATATGTTGTATACCGGCATCAG ATTATAAATGTCTACAATCAGGAGTACGAGAGTGCTGCTGCATTCTGGCCTGATGTCCATGGGCGCATAATAGTTGCTCTAGTTGTTTCCCAGTTGCTACTAATGGGATTACTAAGTACTAAAGAAGCTGCTCAGTCAACTCCATTGCTTCTCGCGCTCCCAGTGTTGACCATATGGTTTCATATATTTTGCAAAGGCCGTTATGAACCTGCTTTTGTTAGATATCCATTGCAG GAAGCAATGATGAAAGATACCTTGGAACGTGCAAGGGAGCCAAACCTAAACATGAAAGGCTTTCTACAAAATGCCTACATGCACCCAGTTTTCAAGGAAGGAGATGATAGTGAGAGTGATGTTGCTTCGGGAGACGGGAATCAGGAACCTGAGCTCGTCCCAACAAAGCGTCAGTCGCGAAGGAATACACCACTGCCCAGCAAGCATAGCGGTTCAGTGTCATCCCTGCCTGAAGTTCAGGAGCATGCTCAACTTTTATAG
- the LOC108982992 gene encoding CSC1-like protein At3g21620 isoform X2 — translation MATLKDIEVAAAINILTAFAFFVAFAILRLQPINDRVYFPKWYLKGLRSSPLNSGAFVGRVGFCCLLEDLLSRCRLKIFVPITFLAFAIMVPVNWTNVTLEHSNLTYSDIDKLSISNIPIGSHRFWTHLVMAYVFTFWTCYVLKKEYEIVASMRLHFLASEHRRPDQFTVIVRNVPPDPDESVDELVEHFFLVNHPEHYLTYQVVYNANRLSNLVKEKKKLQNWLDFYQLKYSRNQSMRPSSKTGFLGLCGERVDAIDFYTSKIENLSEEIASEREKIISSPKSIMPAAFVSFKTRWGAAVCAQTQQSRNPTIWLTEWAPEPRDVYWDNLANPYVSLTIRKLIVAVAFFFLTFFFMIPIAFVQSLANIEGIEKAVPFLKPIIETKVIKSFIQGFLPGIALKIFLIFLPAILMLMSKFEGFISISALERISATRYYIFQFINVFLGSIITGTAFQQLDNFIHQSANDIPKTIGVSIPMKATFFITYIMVDGWAGVAGEILRLKPLIIYHLKNFLLVKTEKDREEAMDPGTLGFNTGEPQIQLYFLLGLVYAVVTPILLPFIIVFFGLAYVVYRHQIINVYNQEYESAAAFWPDVHGRIIVALVVSQLLLMGLLSTKEAAQSTPLLLALPVLTIWFHIFCKGRYEPAFVRYPLQEAMMKDTLERAREPNLNMKGFLQNAYMHPVFKEGDDSESDVASGDGNQEPELVPTKRQSRRNTPLPSKHSGSVSSLPEVQEHAQLL, via the exons ATGGCTACACTTAAGGATATAGAAGTTGCAGCGGCTATCAATATCCTCACTGCATTTGCTTTCTTTGTGGCATTTGCCATACTTCGGCTTCAACCCATCAATGATAGGGTCTACTTTCCAAAATGGTATCTGAAGGGTTTAAGAAGCAGTCCACTCAACAGTGGTGCATTTGTAGGCAG GGTTGGATTCTGCTGTTTACTTGAGGATCTACTTAGTAGG TGCAGGCTAAAAATTTTTGTTCCTATTACATTCCTGGCTTTTGCAATCATGGTACCTGTCAATTGGACTAATGTCACCTTGGAGCACTCAAATTTAACTTATAGTGACATAGATAAGCTTTCTATTTCAAATATTCCAATTGGATCTCATAG ATTTTGGACCCATTTGGTAATGGCATATGTTTTTACCTTCTGGACATGCTATGTTTTAAAAAAGGAGTATGAGATAGTTGCATCAATGAGATTACATTTTCTTGCATCAGAACACCGGCGACCTGATCAGTTTACA GTAATAGTAAGAAATGTGCCACCAGATCCTGATGAGTCAGTTGATGAGCTTGTGGAACACTTTTTTCTGGTCAACCACCCTGAACACTATCTCACCTATCAG GTAGTTTACAATGCAAACAGACTTTCTAATCTTGttaaggagaagaaaaaattgcAGAACTGGCTTGACTTCTATCAACTTAAATATTCAAGAAATCAATCTATGAGGCCATCTTCAAAG ACTGGCTTTCTAGGTCTTTGTGGTGAAAGGGTGGATGCAATTGATTTTTATACATCTAAGATTGAAAATCTCTCAGAAGAG ATAGCCTCAGAGAGGGAGAAGATTATCAGCAGTCCTAAATCAATCATGCCAGCAGcatttgtttctttcaaaactCGTTGGGGTGCTGCTGTTTGTGCACAAACTCAACAATCGAGGAATCCGACTATATGGTTAACTGAGTGGGCTCCAGAGCCACGTGATGTATATTGGGATAACTTGGCGAATCCTTATGTTTCACTCACAATTAGGAAGCTTATTGTTGCGGTTGCTTTCTTCTTCCTTACCTTCTTTTTCATGATCCCTATTGCATTTGTACAGTCACTTGCAAACATTGAGGGTATTGAGAAAGCAGTCCCTTTCCTAAAGCCCATAATTGAAAC AAAAGTCATAAAGTCATTTATCCAAGGTTTCCTTCCAGGAATTGCTTTGaagatttttctcatttttctacCGGCAATATTGATGCTAATgtcaaaatttgaaggattTATTAGCATTTCTGCTCTAGAGAGGATCTCTGCAACTAGATACTATATTTTCCAATTTATTAATGTCTTTCTTGGGAGCATAATTACTGGAACTGCATTCCAACAACTAGATAATTTCATCCACCAGTCAGCGAATGA TATCCCAAAGACAATTGGTGTTTCCATTCCGATGAAGGCAACCTTCTTCATAACTTATATAATGGTTGATGGGTGGGCTGGTGTTGCTGGAGAAATTCTAAGGTTAAAGCCATTGATAATTTATCACTTGAAAAATTTTTTACTGGTCAAGACTGAAAAGGATAGGGAAGAGGCAATGGATCCTGGTACCCTTGGTTTCAATACAGGAGAACCTCAAATACAACTTTATTTCTTGCTTGGCCTTGTTTATGCCGTGGTGACTCCCATTTTGCTCCCTTTCATCATAGTATTCTTTGGCCTGGCATATGTTGTATACCGGCATCAG ATTATAAATGTCTACAATCAGGAGTACGAGAGTGCTGCTGCATTCTGGCCTGATGTCCATGGGCGCATAATAGTTGCTCTAGTTGTTTCCCAGTTGCTACTAATGGGATTACTAAGTACTAAAGAAGCTGCTCAGTCAACTCCATTGCTTCTCGCGCTCCCAGTGTTGACCATATGGTTTCATATATTTTGCAAAGGCCGTTATGAACCTGCTTTTGTTAGATATCCATTGCAG GAAGCAATGATGAAAGATACCTTGGAACGTGCAAGGGAGCCAAACCTAAACATGAAAGGCTTTCTACAAAATGCCTACATGCACCCAGTTTTCAAGGAAGGAGATGATAGTGAGAGTGATGTTGCTTCGGGAGACGGGAATCAGGAACCTGAGCTCGTCCCAACAAAGCGTCAGTCGCGAAGGAATACACCACTGCCCAGCAAGCATAGCGGTTCAGTGTCATCCCTGCCTGAAGTTCAGGAGCATGCTCAACTTTTATAG
- the LOC108982992 gene encoding CSC1-like protein At3g21620 isoform X4 — MVPVNWTNVTLEHSNLTYSDIDKLSISNIPIGSHRFWTHLVMAYVFTFWTCYVLKKEYEIVASMRLHFLASEHRRPDQFTVIVRNVPPDPDESVDELVEHFFLVNHPEHYLTYQVVYNANRLSNLVKEKKKLQNWLDFYQLKYSRNQSMRPSSKTGFLGLCGERVDAIDFYTSKIENLSEEIASEREKIISSPKSIMPAAFVSFKTRWGAAVCAQTQQSRNPTIWLTEWAPEPRDVYWDNLANPYVSLTIRKLIVAVAFFFLTFFFMIPIAFVQSLANIEGIEKAVPFLKPIIETKVIKSFIQGFLPGIALKIFLIFLPAILMLMSKFEGFISISALERISATRYYIFQFINVFLGSIITGTAFQQLDNFIHQSANDIPKTIGVSIPMKATFFITYIMVDGWAGVAGEILRLKPLIIYHLKNFLLVKTEKDREEAMDPGTLGFNTGEPQIQLYFLLGLVYAVVTPILLPFIIVFFGLAYVVYRHQIINVYNQEYESAAAFWPDVHGRIIVALVVSQLLLMGLLSTKEAAQSTPLLLALPVLTIWFHIFCKGRYEPAFVRYPLQEAMMKDTLERAREPNLNMKGFLQNAYMHPVFKEGDDSESDVASGDGNQEPELVPTKRQSRRNTPLPSKHSGSVSSLPEVQEHAQLL, encoded by the exons ATGGTACCTGTCAATTGGACTAATGTCACCTTGGAGCACTCAAATTTAACTTATAGTGACATAGATAAGCTTTCTATTTCAAATATTCCAATTGGATCTCATAG ATTTTGGACCCATTTGGTAATGGCATATGTTTTTACCTTCTGGACATGCTATGTTTTAAAAAAGGAGTATGAGATAGTTGCATCAATGAGATTACATTTTCTTGCATCAGAACACCGGCGACCTGATCAGTTTACA GTAATAGTAAGAAATGTGCCACCAGATCCTGATGAGTCAGTTGATGAGCTTGTGGAACACTTTTTTCTGGTCAACCACCCTGAACACTATCTCACCTATCAG GTAGTTTACAATGCAAACAGACTTTCTAATCTTGttaaggagaagaaaaaattgcAGAACTGGCTTGACTTCTATCAACTTAAATATTCAAGAAATCAATCTATGAGGCCATCTTCAAAG ACTGGCTTTCTAGGTCTTTGTGGTGAAAGGGTGGATGCAATTGATTTTTATACATCTAAGATTGAAAATCTCTCAGAAGAG ATAGCCTCAGAGAGGGAGAAGATTATCAGCAGTCCTAAATCAATCATGCCAGCAGcatttgtttctttcaaaactCGTTGGGGTGCTGCTGTTTGTGCACAAACTCAACAATCGAGGAATCCGACTATATGGTTAACTGAGTGGGCTCCAGAGCCACGTGATGTATATTGGGATAACTTGGCGAATCCTTATGTTTCACTCACAATTAGGAAGCTTATTGTTGCGGTTGCTTTCTTCTTCCTTACCTTCTTTTTCATGATCCCTATTGCATTTGTACAGTCACTTGCAAACATTGAGGGTATTGAGAAAGCAGTCCCTTTCCTAAAGCCCATAATTGAAAC AAAAGTCATAAAGTCATTTATCCAAGGTTTCCTTCCAGGAATTGCTTTGaagatttttctcatttttctacCGGCAATATTGATGCTAATgtcaaaatttgaaggattTATTAGCATTTCTGCTCTAGAGAGGATCTCTGCAACTAGATACTATATTTTCCAATTTATTAATGTCTTTCTTGGGAGCATAATTACTGGAACTGCATTCCAACAACTAGATAATTTCATCCACCAGTCAGCGAATGA TATCCCAAAGACAATTGGTGTTTCCATTCCGATGAAGGCAACCTTCTTCATAACTTATATAATGGTTGATGGGTGGGCTGGTGTTGCTGGAGAAATTCTAAGGTTAAAGCCATTGATAATTTATCACTTGAAAAATTTTTTACTGGTCAAGACTGAAAAGGATAGGGAAGAGGCAATGGATCCTGGTACCCTTGGTTTCAATACAGGAGAACCTCAAATACAACTTTATTTCTTGCTTGGCCTTGTTTATGCCGTGGTGACTCCCATTTTGCTCCCTTTCATCATAGTATTCTTTGGCCTGGCATATGTTGTATACCGGCATCAG ATTATAAATGTCTACAATCAGGAGTACGAGAGTGCTGCTGCATTCTGGCCTGATGTCCATGGGCGCATAATAGTTGCTCTAGTTGTTTCCCAGTTGCTACTAATGGGATTACTAAGTACTAAAGAAGCTGCTCAGTCAACTCCATTGCTTCTCGCGCTCCCAGTGTTGACCATATGGTTTCATATATTTTGCAAAGGCCGTTATGAACCTGCTTTTGTTAGATATCCATTGCAG GAAGCAATGATGAAAGATACCTTGGAACGTGCAAGGGAGCCAAACCTAAACATGAAAGGCTTTCTACAAAATGCCTACATGCACCCAGTTTTCAAGGAAGGAGATGATAGTGAGAGTGATGTTGCTTCGGGAGACGGGAATCAGGAACCTGAGCTCGTCCCAACAAAGCGTCAGTCGCGAAGGAATACACCACTGCCCAGCAAGCATAGCGGTTCAGTGTCATCCCTGCCTGAAGTTCAGGAGCATGCTCAACTTTTATAG
- the LOC108982992 gene encoding CSC1-like protein At3g21620 isoform X3: MATLKDIEVAAAINILTAFAFFVAFAILRLQPINDRVYFPKWYLKGLRSSPLNSGAFVGRFVNLDFRSYIRFLNWMPAALQMPEPELIDHAGLDSAVYLRIYLVGLKIFVPITFLAFAIMVPVNWTNVTLEHSNLTYSDIDKLSISNIPIGSHRFWTHLVMAYVFTFWTCYVLKKEYEIVASMRLHFLASEHRRPDQFTVIVRNVPPDPDESVDELVEHFFLVNHPEHYLTYQVVYNANRLSNLVKEKKKLQNWLDFYQLKYSRNQSMRPSSKTGFLGLCGERVDAIDFYTSKIENLSEEIASEREKIISSPKSIMPAAFVSFKTRWGAAVCAQTQQSRNPTIWLTEWAPEPRDVYWDNLANPYVSLTIRKLIVAVAFFFLTFFFMIPIAFVQSLANIEGIEKAVPFLKPIIETIPKTIGVSIPMKATFFITYIMVDGWAGVAGEILRLKPLIIYHLKNFLLVKTEKDREEAMDPGTLGFNTGEPQIQLYFLLGLVYAVVTPILLPFIIVFFGLAYVVYRHQIINVYNQEYESAAAFWPDVHGRIIVALVVSQLLLMGLLSTKEAAQSTPLLLALPVLTIWFHIFCKGRYEPAFVRYPLQEAMMKDTLERAREPNLNMKGFLQNAYMHPVFKEGDDSESDVASGDGNQEPELVPTKRQSRRNTPLPSKHSGSVSSLPEVQEHAQLL; this comes from the exons ATGGCTACACTTAAGGATATAGAAGTTGCAGCGGCTATCAATATCCTCACTGCATTTGCTTTCTTTGTGGCATTTGCCATACTTCGGCTTCAACCCATCAATGATAGGGTCTACTTTCCAAAATGGTATCTGAAGGGTTTAAGAAGCAGTCCACTCAACAGTGGTGCATTTGTAGGCAGGTTCGTTAATTTGGACTTCAGGTCATACATCAGGTTTTTGAACTGGATGCCTGCTGCATTGCAAATGCCAGAACCTGAGCTAATTGATCATGCAGGGTTGGATTCTGCTGTTTACTTGAGGATCTACTTAGTAGG GCTAAAAATTTTTGTTCCTATTACATTCCTGGCTTTTGCAATCATGGTACCTGTCAATTGGACTAATGTCACCTTGGAGCACTCAAATTTAACTTATAGTGACATAGATAAGCTTTCTATTTCAAATATTCCAATTGGATCTCATAG ATTTTGGACCCATTTGGTAATGGCATATGTTTTTACCTTCTGGACATGCTATGTTTTAAAAAAGGAGTATGAGATAGTTGCATCAATGAGATTACATTTTCTTGCATCAGAACACCGGCGACCTGATCAGTTTACA GTAATAGTAAGAAATGTGCCACCAGATCCTGATGAGTCAGTTGATGAGCTTGTGGAACACTTTTTTCTGGTCAACCACCCTGAACACTATCTCACCTATCAG GTAGTTTACAATGCAAACAGACTTTCTAATCTTGttaaggagaagaaaaaattgcAGAACTGGCTTGACTTCTATCAACTTAAATATTCAAGAAATCAATCTATGAGGCCATCTTCAAAG ACTGGCTTTCTAGGTCTTTGTGGTGAAAGGGTGGATGCAATTGATTTTTATACATCTAAGATTGAAAATCTCTCAGAAGAG ATAGCCTCAGAGAGGGAGAAGATTATCAGCAGTCCTAAATCAATCATGCCAGCAGcatttgtttctttcaaaactCGTTGGGGTGCTGCTGTTTGTGCACAAACTCAACAATCGAGGAATCCGACTATATGGTTAACTGAGTGGGCTCCAGAGCCACGTGATGTATATTGGGATAACTTGGCGAATCCTTATGTTTCACTCACAATTAGGAAGCTTATTGTTGCGGTTGCTTTCTTCTTCCTTACCTTCTTTTTCATGATCCCTATTGCATTTGTACAGTCACTTGCAAACATTGAGGGTATTGAGAAAGCAGTCCCTTTCCTAAAGCCCATAATTGAAAC TATCCCAAAGACAATTGGTGTTTCCATTCCGATGAAGGCAACCTTCTTCATAACTTATATAATGGTTGATGGGTGGGCTGGTGTTGCTGGAGAAATTCTAAGGTTAAAGCCATTGATAATTTATCACTTGAAAAATTTTTTACTGGTCAAGACTGAAAAGGATAGGGAAGAGGCAATGGATCCTGGTACCCTTGGTTTCAATACAGGAGAACCTCAAATACAACTTTATTTCTTGCTTGGCCTTGTTTATGCCGTGGTGACTCCCATTTTGCTCCCTTTCATCATAGTATTCTTTGGCCTGGCATATGTTGTATACCGGCATCAG ATTATAAATGTCTACAATCAGGAGTACGAGAGTGCTGCTGCATTCTGGCCTGATGTCCATGGGCGCATAATAGTTGCTCTAGTTGTTTCCCAGTTGCTACTAATGGGATTACTAAGTACTAAAGAAGCTGCTCAGTCAACTCCATTGCTTCTCGCGCTCCCAGTGTTGACCATATGGTTTCATATATTTTGCAAAGGCCGTTATGAACCTGCTTTTGTTAGATATCCATTGCAG GAAGCAATGATGAAAGATACCTTGGAACGTGCAAGGGAGCCAAACCTAAACATGAAAGGCTTTCTACAAAATGCCTACATGCACCCAGTTTTCAAGGAAGGAGATGATAGTGAGAGTGATGTTGCTTCGGGAGACGGGAATCAGGAACCTGAGCTCGTCCCAACAAAGCGTCAGTCGCGAAGGAATACACCACTGCCCAGCAAGCATAGCGGTTCAGTGTCATCCCTGCCTGAAGTTCAGGAGCATGCTCAACTTTTATAG